The proteins below come from a single Candidatus Rhabdochlamydia sp. T3358 genomic window:
- a CDS encoding Yip1 family protein yields MHPWRDIWTKPRATIQALVAKDPSYGFKRLSWIYGITIALSFSNMFSLITLYPLWAILIGSLLLGIVFGLISITITAYILQWCGRLIGGNAPFKQVRCVVAWSNLPALINILVWILLIGVFKEQAFYSDFPTKVTLANKTGLFQLVMLGQWIATIWTFIILVQGLREVQGFSIWKGLLNIIIPIIAVVILSILVSGVVSWFITKT; encoded by the coding sequence ATGCATCCTTGGCGCGATATTTGGACCAAACCCAGAGCAACCATTCAAGCCCTTGTAGCTAAGGATCCAAGCTATGGATTTAAAAGGCTTTCTTGGATTTATGGGATTACCATAGCATTGAGCTTTTCCAATATGTTCTCTTTAATCACTCTCTATCCTTTGTGGGCTATATTGATTGGCTCTTTATTATTGGGTATAGTATTTGGTTTAATATCTATTACCATTACCGCTTATATTTTACAGTGGTGTGGACGCCTTATAGGAGGAAATGCTCCTTTTAAACAAGTTAGATGTGTTGTTGCATGGTCGAATTTACCGGCATTAATCAACATATTGGTATGGATCCTTTTGATTGGCGTATTTAAAGAACAAGCTTTCTATTCAGATTTTCCTACAAAAGTCACATTGGCAAATAAAACAGGGCTGTTTCAACTAGTCATGTTAGGGCAATGGATTGCAACTATTTGGACCTTTATTATTCTGGTACAGGGTCTTAGGGAAGTTCAGGGGTTTTCCATTTGGAAAGGACTATTAAATATCATCATTCCCATTATAGCAGTGGTAATTTTATCTATATTGGTAAGTGGAGTGGTTAGCTGGTTTATTACAAAGACTTAA
- a CDS encoding deoxyribodipyrimidine photo-lyase has protein sequence MTTIIWFQRDLRVQDNPALKYASQLQLPILPIYIFDAEEDSNWSMGSSSRWWLHYSLQSLQKKLRELGLDLFFFQGATLHILQEIIDKADAKHIVWNYCYEPSALVREKKLIKLASAKKCIAKGFHANLLFVPGQITTKQGNPYQVFTPFWRCCLKQEVGNPEGRVTKKLQLASYSKHISLNTLDLLPHIPWAQDFSFLWQPGEDSALKKWKHFLKGKIHQYAHGRDFPAERGTSMLSPHLHFGEISVKRIFEDLLKNTHSEVFLREIGWREFANHLLIAFPHTPSKPLRVEYTHFPWKRNAKWLKAWQKGMTGIPIVDAGMRQLWQLGWMHNRVRMIVASFLVKDLNIPWQEGAKWFWDTLVDADLANNTLGWQWCAGCGADAAPYFRIFNPFTQGKKFDPKAEYVRQFVPELKKLPNSYIHTPHLAPKSVLEEAGVYLGKNYPYPIVDHDLARKRALQVYHQWNKHGYKS, from the coding sequence ATGACAACAATTATTTGGTTTCAGCGTGATCTGCGGGTTCAAGATAATCCTGCCTTAAAATATGCTTCTCAGTTACAGCTTCCTATTTTACCCATATATATATTTGATGCAGAAGAGGATAGTAACTGGTCAATGGGTTCAAGCTCTCGTTGGTGGCTGCATTATTCTCTGCAATCTTTGCAAAAAAAATTAAGAGAACTAGGTCTTGATTTATTTTTTTTCCAAGGTGCGACTTTGCATATACTGCAAGAGATTATAGATAAGGCGGATGCAAAGCATATAGTTTGGAATTATTGTTATGAACCAAGTGCGCTAGTACGAGAAAAAAAACTGATCAAGCTAGCTTCTGCAAAAAAATGTATAGCAAAAGGATTTCATGCAAATCTACTATTTGTACCTGGCCAAATTACTACTAAGCAGGGGAATCCCTACCAAGTATTCACTCCTTTTTGGCGATGTTGCTTAAAACAAGAGGTAGGCAATCCAGAGGGTAGAGTTACAAAAAAATTACAATTAGCGTCGTATTCTAAACACATATCTTTAAATACATTAGATTTATTACCGCATATTCCTTGGGCTCAAGACTTCTCCTTTCTTTGGCAGCCGGGAGAAGATAGCGCTTTAAAAAAATGGAAGCATTTTTTGAAGGGTAAGATCCATCAGTATGCTCATGGGCGTGATTTCCCTGCAGAAAGGGGAACATCGATGCTTTCTCCACATTTGCACTTTGGTGAGATCTCTGTAAAAAGAATTTTCGAGGATTTGCTAAAGAATACCCATTCAGAGGTTTTTTTAAGAGAAATAGGATGGCGAGAATTTGCTAATCATCTCTTAATTGCTTTTCCTCATACTCCTTCAAAGCCGCTAAGAGTAGAATACACCCATTTTCCATGGAAAAGAAATGCAAAGTGGCTCAAAGCTTGGCAAAAAGGAATGACAGGAATTCCTATTGTCGATGCGGGCATGCGGCAATTATGGCAACTAGGTTGGATGCATAATCGAGTTCGCATGATCGTAGCTTCTTTTTTGGTCAAAGATTTAAATATTCCTTGGCAAGAAGGAGCAAAATGGTTTTGGGATACCCTAGTAGATGCAGATCTTGCAAATAATACCTTAGGTTGGCAATGGTGTGCAGGATGTGGTGCAGATGCAGCTCCTTATTTTCGTATATTTAATCCATTTACCCAAGGTAAAAAATTTGATCCAAAAGCAGAATATGTACGCCAATTTGTTCCTGAATTAAAAAAGCTGCCTAATTCATACATTCACACTCCACATTTAGCTCCTAAGTCTGTATTAGAAGAAGCGGGTGTTTATTTGGGGAAAAACTATCCTTACCCCATAGTAGATCATGATCTTGCACGCAAAAGGGCACTGCAGGTTTATCATCAATGGAATAAGCATGGATATAAAAGTTAA
- a CDS encoding bifunctional serine/threonine-protein kinase/formylglycine-generating enzyme family protein: MVMTHFGDYELLRPLGRGALGQTYLAEHRLLQKQYIVKILPEELSSDTDFIARFEAHIAQLAHLNHPHIAKIYNALFLEKRYAIIIEAVLDQDQQPSLNLSQFLQKFPNLPEETILCFAQQVSSALDYAHTQEKPLAHGTLKLSNILVRYTPKGPEAIVTDFGLSHIIGPLAVLSRIYHAMSSFYSLEIGCDTNGKNYATGPWDEACAKEVHRSFIEQFPFLAPEQKRQFNWISQPKADAWAFGVLLYYLLMRKFPEGFFELPSQKISDLKWQWDTLICSCLQTEPEMRLGPLQEKMNELVNISALSSCEAHLERLQAEKYIMGTKVSFTTTCAKPILNPQELTRPSFEPDPGAIFQAEMMVSPYKPKPQEEKAIQPILTDMVIIPSGAYLRGSNQGARDEHPRHLIHMHSFALDIHPVTNEQFVRFLEAMGGEKDGQNNDIIRLRESRIKRSGGKLSIESGYAKHPVVGITWYGAIAYAKWVGKRLPTEAEWEIASCGGKEDFFYPTGQDIDRTQANFFSSDTTAMLSYSPNEYGLYDMAGNVYEWCQDWYDYQYYDLSIQEPNHPQGPQQGVYRVLRGGCWKSLKEDLRCSHRHRNNPGTMNGTYGFRCAADVAINP; this comes from the coding sequence ATGGTAATGACTCACTTCGGGGATTATGAGTTGTTAAGACCTTTAGGGCGAGGGGCCTTAGGTCAGACCTATCTTGCAGAGCATCGTTTATTGCAAAAGCAGTACATTGTAAAAATTTTACCCGAAGAGCTCTCTTCTGATACCGATTTTATTGCCCGATTTGAAGCACACATTGCTCAATTAGCTCATTTAAATCATCCTCATATTGCAAAAATTTACAACGCATTATTTTTGGAAAAGCGTTATGCAATTATTATAGAAGCTGTTTTAGACCAAGATCAACAACCTAGCTTAAATCTATCGCAGTTTTTACAGAAATTCCCTAATTTGCCAGAAGAAACAATTCTCTGCTTTGCTCAACAAGTGAGTTCTGCCCTTGATTATGCGCACACCCAAGAAAAACCGCTTGCTCACGGAACATTGAAACTCAGCAATATTTTAGTTCGTTATACCCCTAAAGGACCAGAAGCTATTGTAACAGATTTTGGTTTATCCCATATCATTGGACCGCTAGCTGTTTTGAGTCGCATCTACCATGCAATGAGCTCTTTTTATAGTTTGGAAATAGGCTGTGACACAAATGGCAAAAATTATGCAACAGGACCTTGGGATGAAGCTTGCGCTAAAGAAGTTCATCGTTCTTTTATTGAACAATTTCCCTTTTTAGCTCCAGAGCAAAAGAGACAGTTTAATTGGATAAGTCAGCCTAAAGCAGACGCATGGGCTTTTGGCGTGTTATTATATTATCTTTTGATGCGTAAATTTCCTGAAGGTTTTTTCGAGCTTCCTTCTCAAAAAATCTCTGACCTTAAATGGCAATGGGATACTTTGATTTGTAGTTGTTTACAAACAGAGCCGGAAATGCGTTTAGGGCCTCTGCAAGAAAAAATGAATGAGTTAGTCAATATTTCTGCTCTTTCTTCTTGTGAAGCGCATTTAGAAAGGTTGCAAGCAGAAAAATACATTATGGGGACAAAGGTTTCCTTTACTACAACTTGTGCTAAGCCGATCTTGAATCCACAAGAGTTAACAAGACCCTCCTTCGAGCCAGATCCCGGGGCTATTTTTCAAGCAGAAATGATGGTTTCTCCTTATAAGCCAAAGCCACAAGAAGAAAAAGCAATTCAACCTATTTTAACCGATATGGTGATTATTCCCTCTGGTGCTTATTTAAGAGGTAGTAATCAAGGTGCACGTGATGAGCACCCACGACATTTAATTCACATGCATTCTTTTGCTTTAGATATTCATCCTGTGACAAATGAGCAATTTGTCCGTTTTTTAGAAGCAATGGGAGGAGAAAAAGATGGACAAAACAATGATATCATCCGTTTGCGCGAATCTAGAATTAAACGCAGTGGAGGAAAACTTAGCATTGAGTCAGGTTATGCTAAGCATCCTGTAGTAGGTATTACATGGTACGGAGCTATAGCTTATGCTAAATGGGTAGGAAAAAGGCTTCCAACCGAAGCTGAATGGGAAATTGCCTCCTGTGGAGGCAAAGAAGACTTCTTTTATCCAACAGGACAAGACATAGACCGAACACAGGCTAACTTCTTCAGCTCTGATACTACAGCTATGCTTAGCTATTCTCCTAATGAATACGGACTCTATGATATGGCAGGTAATGTTTACGAGTGGTGCCAAGATTGGTACGATTATCAGTATTACGATCTGTCCATTCAAGAACCAAATCATCCTCAAGGACCACAGCAAGGGGTATATCGCGTGTTGCGTGGAGGCTGCTGGAAAAGCTTAAAAGAAGATCTTAGATGTTCTCATAGGCATCGAAACAATCCAGGCACCATGAATGGAACCTATGGATTTCGTTGTGCAGCTGATGTAGCTATTAATCCTTAA
- the rnhC gene encoding ribonuclease HIII, whose amino-acid sequence MTFQKRSCFVTTMDLKLKDRLREDLIDQGFTLTTPAYTFFSAKKKGISCTLYTSGKLMIQGKEMDEFIRFYIEPEILQAFTYSNPEPTDTSERIGVDEAGKGDFFGPLCIAAVYADKEKIQALLALGIRDSKTLSDPTVIALASKIKAICPHALVILKPKTYNQLYTRFQNLNRLLAWGHATAIAELVQKTHCKQVIIDQFANETVVLDALKQKKLDLELTQRHRAESDLVVAASSILARAAFLQGLYDLRLFYKIQLPKGASQEVIRVGKAFCAKYSSSLLEEVAKLHFKTLQEVLAH is encoded by the coding sequence ATGACATTTCAAAAGCGTTCTTGTTTTGTAACAACCATGGATCTTAAGCTGAAAGATCGGCTACGTGAAGATCTCATCGATCAAGGATTTACCTTGACTACACCTGCTTATACGTTTTTTTCAGCAAAAAAAAAAGGAATTAGTTGCACTTTGTATACATCTGGAAAACTGATGATACAAGGAAAAGAAATGGATGAGTTTATTAGATTTTATATTGAACCTGAAATTCTACAGGCATTTACTTATTCAAACCCAGAGCCAACTGATACTTCAGAACGAATCGGGGTAGACGAAGCTGGCAAAGGGGATTTTTTTGGCCCCTTATGTATTGCAGCAGTCTATGCAGACAAGGAAAAAATCCAAGCCTTATTAGCTTTAGGAATACGAGATAGTAAAACACTTTCCGATCCTACAGTGATTGCGCTTGCCTCTAAAATCAAAGCAATTTGCCCCCATGCGCTTGTTATTCTTAAGCCTAAAACCTACAATCAGCTCTATACTCGTTTTCAAAACCTCAATCGCTTATTAGCATGGGGACACGCAACTGCTATTGCAGAACTTGTGCAAAAAACGCATTGCAAACAAGTGATTATTGATCAATTTGCTAATGAAACGGTTGTTTTAGACGCTTTAAAACAAAAAAAGCTCGATTTAGAATTGACACAACGTCATCGAGCTGAGAGTGATTTAGTTGTAGCAGCTTCTTCTATTTTAGCGCGAGCTGCCTTTTTACAAGGGCTTTATGATTTACGCTTATTCTATAAAATCCAGCTCCCTAAAGGGGCGTCTCAAGAAGTTATTCGAGTAGGAAAAGCCTTTTGTGCCAAATATAGCAGCTCTTTACTAGAAGAAGTAGCCAAACTGCATTTTAAAACTCTACAGGAAGTTTTAGCGCATTAA
- a CDS encoding dicarboxylate/amino acid:cation symporter, whose amino-acid sequence MQNKKSLLFLLGSIFLGIITGLFGQELLLKGAEITAALFMNFLKLLSIPIIFLSITSTLSGMKSQLEISNLGRRVFTYTLLTTVIAATVGLLLFFIIQPSAKISITDATQIIKAPTDTYLSFLWKIVPSNIVQVFLENNVIGTAFIGFIMGIAATYLPEDNRVSVHQIFSSFFKLILKVTEGIAYLIPLGTWAFTALMFKDLSHTNSFKHLGLYLLTVVSANLVQGFVVLPLLLKYKGISPIKLAKASFAALSLAFFSKSSNATLPVTLKCAEKGAGIHPKVAHFSLPLCTIINMNGCAAFILITVLFCSTIHGHVFGLLDLGIWVVLSTLAAIGNAGVPMGCFFLTSMFLIGMDVPLSTMGLILPFYAFIDMIETSLNVWSDLSVTAIVDQECTYLEALPVKE is encoded by the coding sequence ATGCAAAACAAGAAATCTTTATTATTTTTATTGGGATCCATTTTTCTAGGGATTATTACAGGTCTTTTTGGGCAAGAATTGCTTCTAAAGGGAGCGGAAATAACAGCTGCTCTGTTTATGAATTTTTTGAAGCTGTTGAGTATTCCGATTATTTTTCTATCGATTACCTCTACGCTTTCTGGAATGAAAAGTCAGCTGGAAATAAGCAATCTTGGTAGAAGGGTATTTACCTATACGCTGCTTACAACAGTTATAGCAGCAACTGTCGGTCTTCTGCTTTTCTTTATCATACAGCCTAGTGCTAAAATAAGCATAACAGATGCGACTCAGATCATTAAAGCACCCACAGATACTTACTTATCTTTTTTATGGAAAATTGTACCCAGCAACATCGTGCAAGTTTTTTTAGAGAATAATGTAATAGGCACGGCTTTTATTGGGTTTATTATGGGAATTGCGGCTACATATCTACCCGAAGACAACCGAGTTTCTGTGCATCAGATTTTTTCTTCTTTTTTTAAGCTTATTCTAAAAGTTACTGAAGGGATTGCTTATCTTATTCCTTTAGGAACATGGGCTTTTACAGCTCTTATGTTTAAAGATCTTAGCCATACCAATAGCTTTAAACATCTAGGATTGTACCTACTAACCGTTGTTAGTGCTAATCTTGTGCAAGGATTTGTAGTCTTGCCTCTGTTGTTAAAATATAAAGGAATTTCTCCTATAAAGTTAGCAAAAGCTTCTTTTGCGGCTTTAAGCCTTGCCTTTTTTTCTAAATCTTCCAATGCAACTCTGCCGGTTACTTTAAAATGTGCGGAAAAAGGAGCAGGAATCCATCCTAAAGTGGCTCATTTTTCTCTTCCTTTGTGCACAATTATTAATATGAATGGGTGCGCTGCCTTTATCTTAATTACTGTGCTTTTCTGTTCTACTATTCACGGTCATGTTTTTGGTTTATTGGATTTAGGGATATGGGTTGTGTTATCAACGCTTGCAGCAATTGGAAATGCAGGAGTCCCTATGGGGTGCTTCTTTCTAACAAGTATGTTTTTAATAGGGATGGATGTCCCTCTTAGCACAATGGGCCTTATTTTACCTTTTTATGCCTTTATAGATATGATAGAGACCAGCTTGAACGTATGGTCTGATTTAAGTGTAACAGCAATTGTGGATCAAGAGTGCACTTATTTAGAAGCTTTACCTGTAAAAGAATAA
- a CDS encoding TIGR01777 family oxidoreductase: MMKEDLELTYKYSSAPLKILVSGANGFMGSQLTAFLRLAGHSVMRLVRHKQEISSDTVYWDPVEGQFSKQDFEGFDAVFHLAGAPIAHRWTKKYRKKLFTSRCCDTWLLSQVLSRLYSPPKTVISASAIGFYGDCKEKVTELSSAGEGFLPSLCQQWEMALEAIKQRGSRVVCARFGVVLGAKGGMLAQILPLYRLGLGGRIGSGNQYLSWIAIDDAISALYHLLMTESLNKAVNLVAPYPVKQKEFSSILAIKLRRPHFFHLPSKLVSLALGDMGKEMLLASAQVYPQKLLESGYSFRYPHLQEALNWII, encoded by the coding sequence ATGATGAAAGAGGATCTTGAGTTAACTTACAAATATTCAAGTGCACCGTTGAAGATTTTAGTGAGTGGAGCTAATGGGTTTATGGGCTCTCAACTTACAGCTTTTTTACGATTAGCAGGCCATAGTGTCATGAGACTTGTTCGTCACAAACAAGAAATAAGCTCTGATACCGTGTATTGGGATCCTGTAGAAGGACAATTCTCTAAACAGGATTTTGAAGGCTTTGATGCGGTTTTTCATCTAGCAGGAGCTCCTATTGCTCATAGATGGACAAAGAAATACCGTAAAAAATTATTCACCAGTAGATGTTGTGATACTTGGTTGCTATCTCAAGTATTATCCCGTTTGTATTCCCCTCCTAAAACAGTCATTTCTGCTTCCGCTATTGGCTTTTACGGGGACTGCAAAGAAAAAGTTACCGAGCTCTCTTCTGCAGGGGAAGGATTTCTTCCCTCTCTCTGTCAGCAGTGGGAGATGGCTTTAGAAGCAATTAAGCAACGTGGCAGTCGTGTTGTATGTGCTAGATTTGGCGTTGTATTAGGAGCAAAGGGTGGTATGCTAGCTCAGATTTTACCACTCTACCGCCTAGGTTTAGGTGGAAGGATCGGGTCTGGCAACCAGTATTTAAGTTGGATTGCAATTGATGATGCAATTAGTGCTTTGTATCATCTTTTAATGACAGAATCATTAAATAAAGCCGTTAATCTAGTAGCCCCTTATCCTGTAAAACAAAAAGAGTTTTCGTCCATTTTAGCAATTAAGTTACGCAGACCTCATTTCTTTCATCTCCCTTCCAAGCTTGTTTCTTTAGCTTTAGGAGATATGGGAAAAGAGATGCTATTAGCTAGTGCTCAGGTCTATCCACAAAAGCTTCTGGAATCGGGATATTCTTTTCGTTACCCTCATTTACAAGAAGCATTGAATTGGATCATATAA
- a CDS encoding helix-turn-helix domain-containing protein, protein MSAELKGVGELFKAKRQELNVSLKEAENATSIRSSYLEAIEEGEIDQYISGVYALGFMKQYAQFLGVDIEHMIRQNPQTFHMPAEKHEFSYGIGTLEVRGSMGGGIKWLPNLLWAAVAAFVLVIAWYLARFLGVL, encoded by the coding sequence ATGAGTGCAGAACTTAAAGGTGTAGGAGAGCTTTTTAAAGCTAAACGCCAAGAATTGAATGTATCATTGAAAGAAGCAGAGAATGCAACTTCTATTCGCTCTAGCTATTTAGAAGCAATTGAAGAAGGAGAGATAGATCAATACATCTCCGGAGTATACGCTTTAGGATTTATGAAGCAATATGCTCAATTTTTAGGGGTAGACATCGAGCATATGATTCGTCAAAACCCTCAGACTTTTCATATGCCAGCAGAAAAACATGAGTTTTCTTATGGCATTGGAACTTTAGAAGTGCGCGGTAGTATGGGTGGAGGAATTAAATGGTTGCCTAATTTGCTATGGGCTGCTGTTGCTGCATTTGTATTGGTTATTGCATGGTATCTAGCAAGATTCTTAGGGGTTCTTTAA
- a CDS encoding BPL-N domain-containing protein, producing MKNQIVVYADKGVDGVSLKHLVHSLKQELNPEMKIKRLDACSVIEENWEKDTQLFIMPGGRDVFYQSALAGKGTDKIRSYVKEKGNYLGICAGAYFACARVEFEKGTNLEILDERSLCFFPGIAKGPAYGAGKYTYNSSKGACNALINWQNRPLHVYFNGGCFFSAPKSSEVKILSCYLDLPQTPPAIVEIEHGAGKVLLSGVHFEYLPDLLDQKDPYLSMIHSDLKEANSFRKEMFCDLLKRVGCRLKTFV from the coding sequence ATGAAAAACCAAATTGTGGTCTATGCAGATAAAGGAGTGGATGGAGTTTCTTTGAAGCATTTGGTTCATAGCTTAAAGCAAGAGCTCAATCCTGAGATGAAAATAAAAAGACTCGATGCTTGCTCTGTTATAGAGGAAAATTGGGAAAAAGATACGCAGCTATTTATTATGCCCGGTGGTAGAGATGTCTTTTATCAAAGCGCCTTAGCTGGAAAGGGAACCGATAAAATTCGCTCCTATGTAAAAGAAAAAGGCAATTACCTAGGAATTTGCGCAGGAGCCTATTTTGCGTGTGCAAGAGTTGAATTTGAAAAAGGGACAAATTTGGAAATTTTGGATGAGCGCTCTTTGTGTTTTTTTCCTGGGATTGCTAAAGGTCCTGCTTATGGAGCGGGGAAATATACATATAATTCTTCTAAAGGAGCTTGTAATGCTCTGATTAATTGGCAAAATCGTCCTTTACATGTGTATTTTAATGGAGGTTGTTTTTTTAGTGCTCCTAAGTCTTCAGAAGTAAAGATATTATCTTGTTATCTCGATTTACCGCAAACCCCCCCTGCGATTGTAGAAATTGAGCATGGGGCAGGAAAAGTGTTATTAAGCGGTGTTCATTTTGAATACTTACCAGATTTATTGGATCAAAAAGACCCCTATTTATCTATGATTCACTCTGATTTGAAAGAAGCTAATTCTTTTCGAAAAGAAATGTTTTGTGATCTGTTAAAAAGGGTTGGGTGTCGTTTAAAAACATTTGTTTAA
- a CDS encoding DUF378 domain-containing protein yields the protein MKFLNTLAFILIVIGALNWGLIGFFQFDFVAWLFGSQMAGLSRLVYALVGLAGLWSLRWIPHWRHMCCCCSKDKGGSCKM from the coding sequence ATGAAGTTTTTAAATACTCTCGCTTTTATTTTAATTGTAATTGGGGCTTTAAACTGGGGCTTAATAGGCTTTTTTCAGTTTGATTTTGTCGCTTGGTTATTCGGAAGTCAAATGGCTGGCTTAAGTCGCTTAGTTTACGCATTAGTAGGTCTAGCTGGTCTTTGGAGTTTGCGTTGGATTCCGCATTGGAGACATATGTGTTGCTGCTGCTCAAAAGATAAGGGTGGTAGTTGCAAAATGTAG